Within the Pseudomonas orientalis genome, the region GCCGATCCGGCTGACCATCAGCAGGCCGAAACTGGTGGCCACGCTGGACAGGATATGACTGACGATAAACAGGCCGAACAGCACGATAAGCAATTTGCGCCGTTCGACGTTACGCGTGAGCAGCATCACCGGCAGAGACGTCAGCGACACGATCCACGCATAGATAGTGAGCATCAGGCCGACGCTGGCCACGGGCATGTCAAAGCTGGCGCCGATGGCACTGAGCAGGCCGACCGGCACGAATTCGGTGGTATTGAATACAAAGGCGGCCAACGCCAGGGCGATGACCGGTTGCCAATTGGCTTGGGGGGTTGCGGCTGAAAGGCTCATTGCGGGGCGAGGTACTCTGACAGTGATCAAACGGCCGCGCAGGACACGCGGGGCCGTTGAGCATTCTATAGGTTTCTCGCGGCGCTGTTGGCCCTGATCCTGCCCGGTTATCGCATGACGGGTCAGCGCGACGCCCTAAGCGCCCGGTTGAATCGGCCTGATCAGCCCCGACTCACGGATCCACCTGCGTCATCAACTCGGGAATGCTTTCCGGGCGCCTGGCATAGCGCTGGGCCAAGGCCGCGCACACCATCAACTGAATCTGGTGGAACAGCATCAATGGCAAAATCAACACGCCCATGCTCGCCCCGGCGAACAACACCTGGGCCATCGGCACGCCGGTGGCCAGGCTTTTCTTCGAGCCGCAGAACAGGATGGTGATGCGGTCTTCCTGGCTGAAGCCGAACGCCTTGCCCAGCAGCGCGGAGGCCACCAGCACCAGCGCCAGCAACACGCAGCACGCCAGCACCAGACCGCCCAGCTCCCACAGCGGAATCTGGTGCCAGATGCCTTCGTTGACCGCCTCGCTGAACGCGCCGTAGACCACCAGCAGGATCGAGCCCTGGTCGACGAACTTGAGCCAGGATTTATTGCGGCCAACCCAGTCACCGATCCAGCGTCGGGCGATCTGGCCGGCGACGAACGGCAGCAGCAACTGCACGCTGATCTTCAGGATCGCGTCGACGGTGGAGCCGCCATCACCGTGTACATTGAGCAGCAGGGTCACCAGCAAGGGCGTGAGAAAGATACCGAACAGGCTCGAGGCCGCCGCGCTGCAGATGGCCGCCGGAATATTGCCGCGCGCCAGGGAGGTGAAGGCAATCGCCGACTGCACGGTGGCCGGCAGCGCGCAGAGGTAGAGCATGCCCATGTACAGGTCGTTGCCGATCAGCGGCGACAGCACGGGCTTGAGCGCCAAGCCCAGCAGCGGGAACAGCACGAAGGTCAGGCTGAACACCAGCAGATGCAGACGCCAGTGCCCCGCCCCGGCGACGATGGCCTGGCGCGACAGCTTGGCGCCGTGCAGGAAAAACAGCAGCGCGATGGCAAGGTTGGTGACCCAGCCGAACGCCACGGCGGTCTGGCCGCTGGCCGGCAGCAGCGAGGCGAGGACCACCGTGGCGATCAGGGCCAGGGTGAAGTTATCGGGCAGGAAACGCGGACGGGTCATAAGCAAATCTTCCAGGGGTTGCCAAGCGCATTGGGCGACTCTAACGTAACGATCTATTACCGACTAACGCCAATGAGCCAGTAAATGCCGCCTAAAGGACAGGAAAAAACCGTCCGACGCACGATTCCCGGGCTGTCCAGCCTGCCGCGCCCCGTGTATGGACGCACCGAATCGCTGCCCAATCGCGCACTGACGCGGCGGCACAGCCATCCCTGGGTGCAGTTGTCCTATGCCATTTCCGGGGTGCTGGAGATCCAGACCAGTGCCGGCCGCTTCGTCGCCCCGCCCCAGCGTGCGGTGTGGATTCCGGCGGGCATGCCGCACCGCGTCTACAGCGCGCCCCACACCGAGATGCGCAGCCTGTACCTGGATTGCAGCGTCACGGCGTGGGCGGCCGGGCACTGTCACGTGCTGGAGGTGAGCAGCCTGTTGCGCGAGTTGATCCGCAGCTTCAGCGAACGGCCGGCGGACTATGCCGAAGATGGCCCCGATGGCCGCCTGGCCCAGGTGATACTCGACCAACTCGCCGCCGCGCCCCAGGTGGACTTGATGCTACCCCTGCCCCATGACGCCCGCTTGCGGCAGATCTACCGCAGCCTGCACCTGCATCCGGAGCAGCAGACCACCCTGGGGGATTGGAGCCGCAAGCTGGGGATCAGCGAAAAAACCCTCAGCCGCTTGTTTCTGAGTGACACCGGGCTGACCTTCCGCGCGTGGCGCCAGCGCCTGCGCCTGCTGAGCGCCCTGCCCGCCCTGGAGCAAGGCGAGCGGGTAACGGACGTGGCGCTGGGCTGTGGTTATGAATCGACGTCGGCGTTCATCAACGCGTTTCGCCAGCAATTCGACGCCACGCCGGGGGAATTTTTCCGTTGAGGATTGGCCCGCCCACTGCAAAAAATCCCCAAACACGCGCTCGGCTGGTATTGTGCCGCGCTTTGGAACACCGCTACCGACTTGCGAGGAATAGACGTTGGACACTGACGAAAAAATGACCGGAGACCTGTTCGAGGTCGATAAGCGCCTGTCACTCAAGCCCGTGGTGGACTTCAACGCCTACCTGCGCAGCGCGTTCGGCGACGGTTCGTGCACCTGCATACGCTGCAGCGCCAGCGGTGGCGATGAAACCGGCTACGGCTTCCAGCACACGTTCACTTTCGACGGCAAGCCCACCCACCGCCGCTTTGCCGCCACGGCAGGCAGCGATGTGTTGATAGTGCTGAAGAAGGCCTGGTTGTCTTACACCAAGGCCGAGTTGCCGCTCAGCGGTGTATTGGCGCTGGAGACGGTGAAGGAGTTCGTTGAACCACAACTGCACAAGCGCCTGGCGCCGCTGCTGTTGGCCAGCGGGTTGGTGAAGGATGTCGATGACCAGTTGCACATTCAGCCACAAGCATCGACTTGAACGCACTTCAAATGTGGGAGGGGTCTTGCCCCCGATAGCAGTGTGTCAGCCAACCAATGCTTAGCTGGCTCACCGCAATCGGGGGCAAGCCCCCTCCCACATTGGTTTTGTATTGGCAGATTAAAAACCGGGAACGCCTTGCATGCGGAGCTCGGGAGACAGTTCTTCCAGCGGCTCGGTCAGCGGCCGTTCGCTCATCCCCGGCAGCAGAATCACCTTGCGGCACTCCTCCTCGGCTTTATCAAACAGTTCATAGCCTCGCGCGGCTTGTTCCAGAGACAGTCGATGGGTAACGATTGCCTCGGGATTCAAATGCCCGAGTTCAATGTGCTCAAGTAATTCCGGCAGGAAGCGTTGCACGTGGGTCTGACCCATCTTGAAGGTCAATCCCTTGTCAAATGCGTCACCGAACATAAAGCCATGGATAAAGCCGGCATACACCCCGGCCACGCTGACCACCCCGCCACGGCGCACGGCCGCGATGCACTGGCGCAGGGCCTTGCCGCTGCTGCCTTCGATCTTCAGGGTGGTGAGAATGGTTTCCGTGGTGCTGCCCTTGGCTTCAAAACCCACCGCATCCACCACGCCGTCGACGCCGCGCATACCGGCGGTCTGGCGGATGATGGTGTCGGCCGGGTCGTCGTCCTCTTCAAAGTTGATCGGGATCACGCCATACATCTTTTGTGCGTAGGCCAGGCGATAGGGATGATCGTCGACCATGAAAATTTGCTCTGCACCGAGCATCTGCGCGCACGCCGCGCTGAGCAGACCCACGGGGCCGGCGCCGTAGATCGCGACGCTTGCGCCTTTGCCGATACCGGCATTGGTCACCGCCTGCCAGGCCGTGGGCAGGATGTCGGAGAGGAACAACACCTTTTCATCCGCCAGCAACCCAGGCACCTTGAACGGCCCGGCGTTGGCCTTGGGCACCCGCACCAGCTCCGCTTGGCCACCGGGGATGCCGCCGTACAGGCGGCTGTAGCCGAACAACGCGGCACCCGGGGGAATCGCCTTTTTATTCAGGATTGCGCCGCGCCCGTCGTTGGTGGTTTCGCAGGCGGCGTACTGCTGCAACTGACAGAAAAAACAGTCGCCGCAGGCGATCACGAAAGGAATCACCACGCGGTCACCGCGCTGCACCGCCGTGACCGCCGGACCGGTTTCTTCGACGATGCCCATGAACTCATGCCCGAAGATATCGCCGTGCTCCACCGTCGGGATCTTGCCCCGGTACAGGTGCAGGTCCGAGCCGCAGATCGCGGTGGCGGTGACGCGCAAAATGATGTCGTCGGGTTGCTCAATGATCGGGTCAGGGACGGTATCGACCTGGACTTTATGGGCGCCTTGGTAGGTCATCGCGCGCATGGGCTGCACTCCTGTGATGGGGACTTACTAGTTAAGGGCACGCCCCGCGCCGGGTGTTCCATCACCGTGCGGCGGTAAGCGATAAATGGTCGTTCAGCGCAGGCGCGTGACCGTGAGCGCCACCACGGCGATCCGCTCGACGCGCTCATACCCTGGCTTGTCGAGTTCTTCGCCGAAGACGTCCGGGTCCAGCTCACGGTAGGTCCAGCCATAGGCATCGCTGGCCAGCAACGGCTTGACCGCGTCCAGGAAAGGATCGCCGCCGGCCACCATCGCCACGCCGGTATACAGCAACAGGCAACCGCCGACGGCCAGGCGCCCGAGGGATTCGCCGGCGATGCGCACCGACAACTGCTCGCCCAACGCACCACCGCCATGGCGATAGGCGCGCTGGCGGTCGTCATTCATGTACGGCGGGTTGGCGACGATCAGGTCGAATTCGCCTTCGACGCTGGTCAGCACGTCACTCTGGTAGACACTCACATTCGCGAGGCCCGCCAACTCGGCATTCACCGCAGTCAGGCGCAGGGCGCGCGGGTTGATGTCCACCGCGAGCACCTCGGCGTCGTGCCGCGCATGGGCGACGACCAGCGCACCGACCCCCGCCCCGCAGCCAATATCCACCGCGCGCTTGAGCGGCTCGAAGCGCTGCTGCAAATGGGCTTCGATTACCTGGGCGAATCGATAGCTGTCAGGGCCGAAAAACACCGCGTCCGACTCCACGGTGGGATAAGGCGAATGGGCAAACAACAGGTCACCCAGGCTCGACCAGCGCACGCTGCTGCGCCACAGCGCGTCGTGTTTTTCAATCACTCCGGCTTGTTGCAGCTCTTCACGAAAGGCCTCAGGCAGCAAGTCGTTGTCGAACGGCATGGACCAGCCGAACACATCGCGCAGGTTCATCGCCAGCGGGGTCGACAAGCGCCGGAACACGCGCTCGTGGGTCAGTGGTGTCGGGGTGATAAAACGGTAGCCGCTCTCCTTCAAGCCTCGGCCAAGGTTGAGCAGGGCACGATCGGCCAGTTGTTGTGCAGACATGGACAGGTTTCCTTAGCGCAGACGCGCGCGCAGTTGGATAAAGCGGCGGGTGGCATACAACCCGGCAGGGCTGCAGTGGCGCCGCGCCGACATCCACGGGATCAGCGCGCCCAGTTGCTGCTCATCGGGCAGGCTCCACAGTGATTCGACGAGGGCCTGGGTATCCGGATCCGCCGGGCGGTGCTGCTCGCGGCTGAAACGGCTGCCGCGCCCGGGGCGTACCGGCGTCACACGCTGGGTGCCGATCCAGTCACCGGCGATCCAGTCATGCAGTACCTGTTTTTCATAGCCGCTGAACACCCCGAACATCGCCGCGCCCGCGCCTTCGATCAACTGCCAGAAGCGGCTTTCGGCGGGGTCCTGGTTGCGTTTGATCCAACCCTTTTCCTCCATCGCCCTGAGGAATTCCCCCATCTGCCCGGGCTTGGCCAGCCACTGATTGACGGTCTTGCCTTCGAAGCGGCAGTAGTCCGAATGCATATGCTGGCCAAAGCTGCGCTTGCGTTCGAGCATGGCCATCACTTCATCCTGCAGATCAAAACCTTCGATGACCGCAGTAGTGCCTGGGCCAAGGTCATTGAGGCGATAGCCGGCGGCGACGCGACGGTAGAAGTCTTCCCTGCCC harbors:
- a CDS encoding bile acid:sodium symporter family protein gives rise to the protein MTRPRFLPDNFTLALIATVVLASLLPASGQTAVAFGWVTNLAIALLFFLHGAKLSRQAIVAGAGHWRLHLLVFSLTFVLFPLLGLALKPVLSPLIGNDLYMGMLYLCALPATVQSAIAFTSLARGNIPAAICSAAASSLFGIFLTPLLVTLLLNVHGDGGSTVDAILKISVQLLLPFVAGQIARRWIGDWVGRNKSWLKFVDQGSILLVVYGAFSEAVNEGIWHQIPLWELGGLVLACCVLLALVLVASALLGKAFGFSQEDRITILFCGSKKSLATGVPMAQVLFAGASMGVLILPLMLFHQIQLMVCAALAQRYARRPESIPELMTQVDP
- a CDS encoding AraC family transcriptional regulator, with product MPPKGQEKTVRRTIPGLSSLPRPVYGRTESLPNRALTRRHSHPWVQLSYAISGVLEIQTSAGRFVAPPQRAVWIPAGMPHRVYSAPHTEMRSLYLDCSVTAWAAGHCHVLEVSSLLRELIRSFSERPADYAEDGPDGRLAQVILDQLAAAPQVDLMLPLPHDARLRQIYRSLHLHPEQQTTLGDWSRKLGISEKTLSRLFLSDTGLTFRAWRQRLRLLSALPALEQGERVTDVALGCGYESTSAFINAFRQQFDATPGEFFR
- a CDS encoding zinc-dependent alcohol dehydrogenase; protein product: MRAMTYQGAHKVQVDTVPDPIIEQPDDIILRVTATAICGSDLHLYRGKIPTVEHGDIFGHEFMGIVEETGPAVTAVQRGDRVVIPFVIACGDCFFCQLQQYAACETTNDGRGAILNKKAIPPGAALFGYSRLYGGIPGGQAELVRVPKANAGPFKVPGLLADEKVLFLSDILPTAWQAVTNAGIGKGASVAIYGAGPVGLLSAACAQMLGAEQIFMVDDHPYRLAYAQKMYGVIPINFEEDDDPADTIIRQTAGMRGVDGVVDAVGFEAKGSTTETILTTLKIEGSSGKALRQCIAAVRRGGVVSVAGVYAGFIHGFMFGDAFDKGLTFKMGQTHVQRFLPELLEHIELGHLNPEAIVTHRLSLEQAARGYELFDKAEEECRKVILLPGMSERPLTEPLEELSPELRMQGVPGF
- a CDS encoding methyltransferase — its product is MSAQQLADRALLNLGRGLKESGYRFITPTPLTHERVFRRLSTPLAMNLRDVFGWSMPFDNDLLPEAFREELQQAGVIEKHDALWRSSVRWSSLGDLLFAHSPYPTVESDAVFFGPDSYRFAQVIEAHLQQRFEPLKRAVDIGCGAGVGALVVAHARHDAEVLAVDINPRALRLTAVNAELAGLANVSVYQSDVLTSVEGEFDLIVANPPYMNDDRQRAYRHGGGALGEQLSVRIAGESLGRLAVGGCLLLYTGVAMVAGGDPFLDAVKPLLASDAYGWTYRELDPDVFGEELDKPGYERVERIAVVALTVTRLR